One Mugil cephalus isolate CIBA_MC_2020 chromosome 12, CIBA_Mcephalus_1.1, whole genome shotgun sequence DNA segment encodes these proteins:
- the f5 gene encoding coagulation factor V: MRLCVWPGAHCLLPVLVLLTVLHVKANQHQSKERHYYIAAVEIDWNYSDNETSWFNPTYKKVVFREYEEGFRQAKTHPSWLGLLGPTLRAEEGDTIVVTFRNMAREPYSLHPHGVSYGKQSEGANYFDNTSLKEKEDDNVHPNREHVYTWEVTRDVSPKPNDPTCLTYTYTSHQDVVKDYNSGLIGALLVCKPGSLDESGKQVAVHQEYIFLFGVFDEKESKYSPSNQADNHVKYTINGYTKGSLPDVRLCAHASVSLHLLAMSSEPEVFSVHMNGQVLQQTGHKVSSVGLISGSTATASMVALYTGRWLLSSHTTEHMEAGMHAFVDVEKCDGFEEPSRRMTIAQRKQSREWKYYIAAEEVVWDYTPNLPEHVDEDFKLQYLKQSSTRIGGKYKKVVYTLYKNESFTERLLSKQRRSELGILGPVIRAQIRDVIKIVFKNMASRPYSIYPHGLTIEKSAEGVNYPEGGNHSHGVQPGETHTYVWRVVEEDEPLEGDSRCLTRMYHSAVDTPRDIASGLIGPILICKSQSLNVRNVQLKADKEQHAVFAVFDENKSWYLEDNIRQYCDRSKVNKADPDFYKSNIMHTINGYAFESGPLLGFCNGEVATWHVSSIGAQDYIQTATFYGHPFEMNERTEDILSLYPMTGESITMNMDNIGIWLLVSLNSHETTKGMRVKFRDVECYRDYQYNYEDVGSLPNNEFTEWKPPTWEDIKTKDELEKEKEKEKEKETETKFDDYTDNFAEELGLRSLRNQSADSDVEKLDLSFLDYGAVDVLDTDRNISLNVKETRNETKIWELVNSLNFTGVSDIENTAATVYIATASPLAGNVSPEPTSLSAPSPETSPTEQPTKAISVTAFSAESDNPTTSSLTALLPDSTSPTVSLPESANVIASTVITLLPEPTNLAAPYPESTNLTASNLTTTSQESTNLTASILSTSSPESTNLTASNFSTSSPKSTNLTASNLTTSSPESTKLSLTMSRNLTSISETEMTTEDRRITVNTNFVEDYEERLTRGDVFSYSVHQSKSSIDGLNSSVSADASNHSLSTVNAEEVYISKMGRDNLVIFDLVSDSSAEESGDGSLVTKEAAEHGLQLNSSEVASIPTNSSRENGTNILLQTGSIINATVDVPTLDSLGMSSSENRENVSSVPRELTDSSIESISSEKGNLSIPVVEIEKSSSEELSASDSSEEVIIYLKGNNTEVIKTTSLKKQGRNWTYEVNAPVEADDIPDHMKKYFEETLQTTPPPKKKIKTVNLRQRPPKGKGLKTRKRKEYKPQARSGLPFSPRGFNPGMSPRGARPSVPQPVSDEEHFINMPVVIGVPRPDFSDYELYVPGEEPDHLEMEEQNVNANEYEYVMYNDPYSGHEDVKNLNIADTIKYLKFSGPNVKTYFIAAEEVKWDYAGYGQRRPEKSQQNTRETKFTKVVFRGYLDSSFSTPDIRGELDEHLGILGPLIKAEVGQTIMVVFRNNANRPYSIHPNGVSYTKQTEGLSYEDGSKHWYTYDNEVKPNTTFTYLWKVSSMVGPTNEESDCRTWAYYSGVNPEKDIHSGLIGPLLVCRKGTLERTSTDTREFTLLFMTFDESQSWYHEENREIMLRKLRRRFMDNSLKENLKFHSINGITYSLKGLRMYTSQRVSWHLINMGSPKDFQSVHFHGQTFLHKKTTSYRQAVYPLLPGSFATLEMYPSKPGLWQLETEVGFNQQKGMQTLFLVIDNECYHPLGLESGSVKDDQITAIDTRGHWEPSLARLNNAGKYNAWSTEKNNSWIQVDFQRPVVISRVETQGAKQFLSHHFVQKYTISYSNDRWKWIFYKGDSKEYRKMFTGNEEAYATSTNTFFPPIIARFVRLHPITWFNTATVRMEFYGCQLDGCSVPLGMENHLIGESQITASSMATSWYSGPWRPALARLNQQGTINAWRAKYNDMNQWLQVELPQIKKITGIITQGAKALGKEMYVTSYTVQYSNNGIHWNEYAEDDTQPVKIFHGNTNNNDHVKNYIFPPIFSRFIRIIPKMWTGSITMRIELLGCDFE, encoded by the exons ATGAGGCTCTGTGTCTGGCCTGGAGCTCATTGTCTCCTGCCTGTCCTGGTTCTTCTGACTGTCCTCCATGTCAAAGCGAACCAGCACCAATCCAAGGAGAGACACTACTACATTGCTGCTGTGGAGATTGATTGGAACTACTCTGACAATGAGACAAGCTG GTTCAATCCCACCTATAAGAAAGTGGTGTTTCGGGAGTATGAGGAAGGCTTCAGACAGGCTAAGACACATCCATCCTGGTTAG GCCTCCTTGGACCCACCCTGAGGGCTGAGGAGGGGGATACCATTGTTGTCACCTTCAGAAACATGGCGAGGGAGCCGTACAGTCTCCACCCGCATGGCGTGTCTTATGGGAAACAGTCAGAGG gagcCAACTACTTTGACAACACGTcattgaaagagaaagaggacgaCAATGTGCACCCTAACCGTGAACATGTGTACACCTGGGAGGTGACGCGGGATGTTTCTCCAAAGCCCAATGACCCCACCTGCCtcacctacacctacacctcCCACCAAGACGTGGTAAAGGACTACAACTCGGGCCTCATTGGCGCTTTGCTCGTCTGCAAGCCTG GCAGTCTTGATGAGTCAGGGAAACAGGTTGCCGTCCACCAGGAGTACATTTTTCTGTTTGGGGTTTTTGATGAGAAAGAGAGCAAGTACAGTCCAAGCAATCAAGCAGACAACCACGTTAAATACACCATCAATGGATACACAAAGGGATCTCTGCCTG ATGTCAGGTTGTGTGCCCACGCCTCAGTGAGCCTGCATCTGTTGGCTATGAGCTCTGAGCCCGAGGTGTTCTCGGTGCATATGAACGGCCAAGTGCTGCAGCAGACCGGCCACAAAGTGTCGTCAGTTGGTCTGATCAGTGGCTCCACCGCCACCGCCAGCATGGTGGCTCTCTACACGGGACGCTGGCTGCTCTCGTCACACACCACGGAGCACATGGAAG CTGGTATGCATGCCTTTGTGGATGTGGAGAAGTGTGACGGCTTTGAAGAGCCCTCGAGGAGGATGACCATTGCTCAAAGAAAGCAAAGCAGGGAGTGGAAATATTACATAGCTGCTGAGGAAGTCGTCTGGGACTACACACCAAACTTGCCAGAACATGTGGATGA GGACTTCAAGCTCCAGTACCTGAAACAGTCCTCAACACGAATCGGGGGGAAGTACAAGAAGGTTGTGTACACTCTGTACAAAAACGAATCCTTCACTGAAAGGTTACTGTCCAAGCAGAGGAGAAGTGAGCTGGGGATCTTGGGCCCAGTGATCAGAGCACAGATCAGGGATGTCATCAAG ATTGTTTTCAAGAACATGGCCTCCAGGCCCTACAGTATCTACCCCCACGGTCTGACGATAGAGAAGTCAGCGGAGGGAGTCAACTACCCAGAAGGAG GGAACCATTCTCATGGTGTTCAGCCGGGCGAAACACACACCTATGTGTGGAGGGTGGTTGAGGAGGACGAGCCTTTGGAGGGAGATTCCCGATGTCTGACCCGCATGTACCACAGTGCAGTGGACACACCACGAGACATTGCCTCAGGGCTGATAGGACCCATCCTCATCTGCAAGAGTCAGTCCCTCAATGTCAGAAACGTGCAG TTGAAAGCAGACAAGGAGCAGCACGCCGTATTCGCTGTGTTCGATGAGAACAAGAGCTGGTACCTGGAGGACAACATTCGTCAGTATTGCGATCGATCCAAAGTCAACAAGGCAGATCCAGACTTTTACAAGTCCAATATTATGCACA CAATTAACGGTTATGCCTTTGAGAGCGGGCCACTCTTGGGCTTCTGCAATGGAGAAGTTGCAACGTGGCATGTATCCAGCATTGGAGCACAAGATTACATCCAGACAGCAACTTTCTATGGCCACCCATTTGAGATGAatgagaggacagaggacattCTTAGCCTCTACCCCATGACTGGCGAGAGCATAACGATGAACATGGACAATATTG GCATCTGGCTCCTTGTTTCCCTGAATTCCCATGAAACAACCAAAGGGATGCGTGTTAAATTTCGGGATGTTGAGTGCTATCGCGACTACCAATACAACTATGAAGATGTTGGTTCACTACCAAACAATGAATTTACTGAGTGGAAGCCCCCAACCTGGGAAGACATTAAAACTAAGGACGagctagaaaaagaaaaagaaaaagaaaaagaaaaagaaacagagacgaAGTTTGATGACTACACAGACAATTTTGCAGAAGAAttaggtctcaggtctctgagAAACCAGTCTGCTGACTCTGATGTGGAGAAACTGGATCTCTCTTTCCTTGACTATGGTGCTGTTGATGTGCTTGACACAGATAGGAATATCAGCCTTAATGTCAAGGAAACAAGGAATGAAACTAAGATCTGGGAACTAGTCAATAGCTTAAACTTTACAGGAGTTTCTGACATTGAGAATACGGCTGCTACAGTATACATTGCTACAGCATCACCACTGGCTGGAAATGTATCTCCAGAGCCTACCAGTCTTTCTGCACCATCACCAGAAACTAGTCCTACTGAACAACCCACAAAGGCTATAAGTGTTACTGCATTTTCAGCAGAATCTGACAATCCAACTACATCCAGTCTTACTGCATTATTGCCAGACTCTACCAGTCCGACTGTATCATTGCCAGAGTCTGCCAATGTTATTGCATCCACTGTTATCACATTATTACCAGAACCTACAAATCTTGCTGCACCATATCCAGAATCCACCAATCTTACTGCATCTAATCTTACTACAACATCTCAAGAATCAACCAATCTTACTGCATCCATTCTTAGTACATCATCTCCAGAATCTACCAATCTTACTGCATCCAATTTTAGTACATCATCTCCAAAATCTACCAATCTTACTGCATCCAATCTTACTACATCATCTCCAGAATCTACCAAACTTAGTCTCACAATGTCAAGAAATTTAACTTCCATCTCGGAAACTGAAATGACAACTGAAGATAGAAGGATAACAGTCAACACAAACTTTGTTGAGGACTATGAAGAGAGACTCACCAGAGGGGATGTGTTCTCTTACTCTGTGCATCAGTCCAAGTCCAGCATCGACGGTCTCAACAGCAGTGTGTCGGCAGATGCATCAAACCATTCCTTGTCAACAGTTAATGCTGAAGAGGTTTACATCAGCAAGATGGGGAGAGACAACTTGGTCATCTTTGATTTGGTGTCAGATAGTTCAGCAGAAGAAAGTGGTGACGGCTCTTTGGTTACCAAGGAAGCAGCAGAGCATGGTCTCCAACTGAATTCCTCTGAGGTTGCGTCTATTCCAACCAATTCCAGTCGTGAAAATGGAACAAATATTTTGCTCCAAACTGGGTCTATAATAAATGCCACCGTTGATGTACCCACTTTAGATTCACTAGGGATGAGTAGTTCAGAGAATAGAGAAAATGTCTCATCTGTCCCCAGAGAGTTGACCGACTCATCCATTGAAAGTATCTCCAGTGAGAAAGGTAACCTATCCATCCCTGTTGTTGAAATAGAAAAGAGCAGTTCTGAGGAGCTGAGTGCCTCAGACAGCAGTGAAGAAGTGATTATTTACTTAAAAGGAAACAATACAGAGGTCATTAAAACCACCTCACTCAAAAAACAAGGGCGTAACTGGACTTATGAAGTAAATGCACCAGTGGAAGCCGATGATATTCCTGACCACATGAAGAAATACTTTGAGGAGACTCTTCAAACGACGCCACCTCCAAAGAAGAAAATCAAGACTGTGAACCTCCGTCAAAGACCACCTAAGGGCAAAGGTCTGAAaacaaggaagaggaaggagtaCAAGCCTCAGGCCAGGAGTGGTTTACCATTTTCTCCTCGTGGGTTCAATCCAGGCATGAGCCCTCGTGGTGCAAGACCCAGTGTACCACAACCTGTCTCTGATGAGGAGCATTTCATTAACATGCCCGTGGTCATTGGAGTGCCCCGGCCTGATTTCAGTGATTATGAGTTGTATGTTCCTGGGGAAGAACCTGATCACCTAGAGATGGAAGAACAAAATGTGAATGCAAATGAATATGAGTATGTGATGTACAATGATCCCTACAGTGGTCATGAGGATGTGAAGAACCTCAACATAGCCGACACCATCAAATACCTTAAGTTCTCAGGTCCGAATGTTAAGACTTATTTCATCGCTGCAGAGGAGGTTAAGTGGGACTATGCTGGCTACGGGCAAAG GAGGCCAGAGAAGTCTCAACAAAACACCAGAGAAACCAAGTTCACCAAGGTGGTGTTCCGAGGTTACTTGGATAGCAGCTTCTCCACACCTGACATCCGAGGAGAGCTAGATGAGCACCTGGGAATCCTGGGGCCACTCATTAAAGCCGAGGTTGGACAAACCATCATG gTGGTGTTCAGGAACAATGCCAACCGTCCATACTCCATACACCCTAATGGGGTTTCCTACACCAAGCAGACAGAAGGTCTGTCCTACGAGGATGGTTCCAAGCACTGGTACACATACGACAATGAGGTTAAACCCAATACCACCTTTACATATTTATGGAAAGTTAGTTCTATGGTTGGGCCAACAAACGAAGAGTCAGACTGCCGAACATGGGCGTATTATTCAGGTGTCAATCCT GAAAAGGATATCCACTCTGGCTTGATTGGGCCTTTGCTTGTGTGTCGGAAGGGCACCCTGGAGAGGACGTCAACAGACACAAGGGAGTTCACGCTGCTTTTTATGACCTTTGATGAGTCGCAGAGCTGGTACCATGAGGAGAACCGTGAAATAATGCTAAGGAAACTCCGAAGGAGATTTATGGATAACAGTCTCAAGGAAAACCTCAAGTTCCACT CCATCAATGGAATTACATACAGCCTTAAAGGCCTGAGGATGTACACCAGTCAGAGGGTGAGCTGGCACTTGATCAACATGGGTTCCCCAAAAGACTTCCAGAGTGTCCACTTTCACGGACAGACATTTCTTCACAAGAAGACCACCAGCTACAGACAGGCTGTCTACCCTCTGCTACCTG GGAGTTTTGCTACTCTGGAGATGTATCCATCCAAACCTGGCCTGTGGCAGCTGGAGACAGAAGTTGGTTTCAACCAGCAGAAGGGCATGCAGACCCTTTTCCTGGTTATAGATAATg AGTGCTACCATCCACTTGGTCTAGAGTCAGGCAGCGTGAAAGATGACCAGATCACAGCAATCGACACTAGAG GACACTGGGAACCGTCTTTGGCCAGATTGAACAATGCGGGTAAATACAACGCTTGGAGCACAGAGAAGAACAACAGCTGGATTCAG GTGGATTTCCAGCGGCCAGTTGTGATCAGCCGGGTGGAAACACAGGGAGCCAAGCAGTTCCTCTCGCACCACTTTGTGCAGAAATACACAATCTCTTACAGCAATGACCGATGGAAGTGGATCTTCTATAAAGGCGACAGCAAGGAATACAGGAAG ATGTTCACCGGTAACGAGGAAGCATATGCAACAAGCACAAACACTTTCTTTCCTCCCATTATTGCCCGGTTCGTTAGGCTTCACCCCATCACTTGGTTCAACACGGCCACAGTCCGCATGGAGTTCTACGGGTGTCAGCTGGATG GCTGCTCTGTGCCTTTGGGGATGGAGAATCACCTGATAGGAGAAAGTCAGATCACAGCCAGCTCCATGGCCACAAGCTGGTACTCGGGACCCTGGAGGCCTGCTCTTGCACGACTAAACCAACAAGGCACCATCAACGCATGGAGGGCTAAG TATAATGACATGAACCAGTGGCTTCAGGTGGAGCTGCCTCAGATTAAGAAGATCACAGGTATCATAACGCAGGGAGCCAAGGCTCTGGGGAAAGAGATGTACGTCACGTCCTACACTGTGCAGTACAGCAATAATGGGATCCACTGGAACGAGTACGCAGAAGATGACACCCAGCCTGTGAAG ATTTTTCATgggaacacaaacaacaacgaCCACGTGAAGAACTATATCTTTCCTCCCATCTTCTCGCGCTTCATCCGAATCATCCCCAAAATGTGGACGGGCTCCATCACCATGAGAATAGAGCTGCTGGGCTGCGATTTTGAGTGA
- the rgcc gene encoding regulator of cell cycle RGCC isoform X2, with protein MKSPKLKPQAKFINEEDLTDVLCEFDAVIEDFTSPVEKRHFRYDEHLKTVKRRSSTSVSDSGISDSESAESLNRNSFSFSDERLNSPTVLSPTTTSSPPLLSPKPKLGDTKELEDFIADLDRTLESKC; from the exons ATGAAGTCTCCAAAGCTGAAACCTCAAG CAAAGTTCATTAACGAGGAGGATCTGACCGACGTGCTGTGCGAGTTCGACGCGGTGATCGAAGACTTCACGTCGCCGGTGGAGAAGCGACACTTCAGGTACGATGAGCACCTGAAGACcgtgaagaggaggagcagcaccAGCGTGAGCGACAGCGGCATCAGCGATTCAGAGA GTGCCGAGTCGCTCAACAGGaacagcttcagcttcagtgaTGAGAGGCTGAACTCACCCACCGTGctctcccccaccaccacctcctcacctcctcttctgtccccCAAAC CCAAACTTGGTGACACGAAAGAACTGGAGGACTTCATCGCCGACCTCGACAGGACATTAGAGAGTAAGTGCTAA
- the rgcc gene encoding regulator of cell cycle RGCC isoform X1 — protein MKSPKLKPQAAKFINEEDLTDVLCEFDAVIEDFTSPVEKRHFRYDEHLKTVKRRSSTSVSDSGISDSESAESLNRNSFSFSDERLNSPTVLSPTTTSSPPLLSPKPKLGDTKELEDFIADLDRTLESM, from the exons ATGAAGTCTCCAAAGCTGAAACCTCAAG cagCAAAGTTCATTAACGAGGAGGATCTGACCGACGTGCTGTGCGAGTTCGACGCGGTGATCGAAGACTTCACGTCGCCGGTGGAGAAGCGACACTTCAGGTACGATGAGCACCTGAAGACcgtgaagaggaggagcagcaccAGCGTGAGCGACAGCGGCATCAGCGATTCAGAGA GTGCCGAGTCGCTCAACAGGaacagcttcagcttcagtgaTGAGAGGCTGAACTCACCCACCGTGctctcccccaccaccacctcctcacctcctcttctgtccccCAAAC CCAAACTTGGTGACACGAAAGAACTGGAGGACTTCATCGCCGACCTCGACAGGACATTAGAGA GCATGTGA
- the slc35a5 gene encoding probable UDP-sugar transporter protein SLC35A5, which produces MVCCHCCPSSPRFCSRSSAYTLSLGLGFVTLGTSRILLLKFSANAENKYDFLPASVNLLAEALKLLFCLVMSVRVIVREGRSCRELGCGSSSSFLTSLKWSVPAFLYFLDNLIIFYVMSYLQPAMAVLFSNFVILTTAVLFRIVLKRRLSWVQWAALVVLFLAIVSLTTGSGGHQNSVAMPGIHSNPLSTPSNSCLLYTQLLEQMRNSSESWASSLPGEAWRERVVEKLRSLGVGHILLLLQCFISAMANIYNEKILKEGDQLTESIFIQNSKLYAFGVVFNGLTLGFSREARGLTMHCGLLHGHNIYSLGLVLVTAALGLSVAFILKFRDNMFHVLTGQITTVLVTGLSLFLFDFRPSLDFFLQAPMVLLAIFIYNASRPKDPEYSLQQEKLRVINGEVFERSRGDGEELELLTKPNTDSESEEESL; this is translated from the exons ATGGTGTGCTGCCACTGCTGCCCCTCCAGCCCCAGGTTCTGCTCTCGCTCGTCGGCCTACACTCTGTCCCTTGGCCTGGGCTTTGTAACCTTGGGGACCAGTCGCATCTTGCTGCTCAAATTCTCTGCCAATGCAG aaaacaagTATGACTTCCTGCCTGCCTCCGTCAATCTACTTGCTGAGGCCCTCAAGCTGCTCTTCTGTCTGGTCATGTCAGTTCGAGTCATAGTCCGAG AGGGACGATCATGCAGAGAGTTGGGCTGTGGCTCCAGCTCTTCCTTCCTCACCTCACTGAAATGGTCTGTGCCCGCATTCCTCTACTTTTTGGACAACCTCATCATCTTCTACGTGATGTCCTACCTGCAGCCC GCCATGGCGGTGCTGTTCTCCAACTTTGTCATTCTGACTACAGCAGTTCTCTTTCGAATTGTCCTGAA GAGGCGCCTGTCTTGGGTTCAATGGGCAGCATTGGTTGTTCTCTTCCTGGCCATCGTTTCCTTGACGACAGGATCAGGAGGCCACCAAAACTCCGTAGCTATGCCAGGCATCCACTCAAACCCCCTCTCCACCCCCTCCAACTCCTGCCTCCTGTACACACAGCTTCTGGAACAGATGAGGAACAGCAG TGAATCGTGGGCATCGTCGCTGCCCGGTGAGGCCTGGAGGGAACGGGTAGTGGAGAAGCTCCGGTCTCTGGGTGTGGGTCACATCCTGCTTCTTCTCCAGTGCTTCATCTCTGCCATGGCCAACATCTACAACGAAAAGATTCTCAAAGAAGGAGACCAGCTCACAGAGAGCATCTTCATACAGAACAGTAAACT GTACGCGTTTGGCGTGGTGTTTAATGGTCTGACCCTCGGGTTTAGCAGAGAGGCACGAGGCCTCACCATGCACTGTGGCCTTCTCCATGGACACAACATCTACTCCCTGGGCCTCGTGCTGGTCACTG CTGCTCTGGGTTTATCCGTGGCCTTCATCCTAAAATTTAGAGACAACATGTTTCATGTGCTGACAGGCCAGATCACCACTGTTCTGGTTACCGGCCtgtccctcttcctctttgacTTCCGCCCCTCGCTGGACTTCTTCCTCCAGGCCCCCATGGTGCTGCTGGCCATCTTTATTTACAACGCCAGCCGGCCCAAGGACCCAGAGTACAGCTTGCAGCAGGAAAAGCTGCGGGTCATCAACGGGGAGGTGTTCGAGAGATCCAGAGGG GATGgcgaggagctggagctgctcaCGAAGCCCAACACAGACAGCGAATCTGAAGAAGAGTCCTTGTAG